From Fulvivirga lutea:
TTTGTTACTTATTCTAGCGGCCATTCCATGGCCATTCAGAGATTTAGGCGGAAGCTGGTTTTAAAAATTATCACTTAATAAGTTGTCTCTGAACTCCATTGAATATCAGTGGTATAGATAAATTATTAGTTAATTTTATCGTATAGCTTACATGCCAGGTTACATGTTCGCCATGGCCGGTAATACATGGTTATCTACAATCAAATTTGAATTTATGAAAATCAACATAGTTTATAGTCTATTAGCTTTATTAGTCATTTTTTCTTCATGCGATGATGGAGATGACGGTGCTCCTGCCACTGGAACGTTGAGTGGCACTATTACAGATGGGGCCGATGGTACTGGCTTGCTAGATGCCAGCATTATCGTTTTCAATTCAGATACCAATACACCTATAAACACAGTTGTTTCTGATGCTGATGGCAACTATGCTGTAAATCTGGAACCCGGAACTTACTTTACCAAAGTCACCAAACAGGGATATTTCAGTGTTCCTGCTCAAGGAGTTTCTGGTATTCCTTTTACAATTGAGGCCGGAGTAACAATCACACAAGATATAACCCTTTTTGAGTCAAATGATAATAATCTGGGTTTGATAAGCGGTGAGGTAACCAGCGGAGGCACTGGTATTGGAGGTGTTTTAATAGTTGCTCAAGGTGGTGGCGAAGCTTATTCGTCAGTTAGTAACTCTGAAGGTGTATATAAAATGTTTAATGTGGGAACAGGAAACTATTTAGTTGAAGGTTTTATTGCAGGTTATAATTCTGGTAATGCTTCTGCTACCGTGGCATTAGATATTGAAACTGAAAATGTAGATATAGAGCTTAACGAAGGAGCCGGTGGAAGCTTGACCGGTCAACTACAATTTTTAGCTACAGAAAATGCTGAAGTTGATGTAGCATTAGTTCACCCTAAAACCAAAGAAACTATTCCAGGGCTCTCAACTTTTACTAATGGTGGCGCTTATATACTATCAAATATTCCTGATGGAACGTACATTGCACGAGCTACATTTGCCAATGATAACCTGGTAATGGACCCCAATAACATATTTAAATTTGGCGAGCCTCAAGTAAGCATTGTTGGTACTGCAGAAGAGCAAGATTTTGCTGTAACAGGTTCTGTTGAATTAATTGCACCTACCAATACACTTAGTTCAGTTACTCCCTTTGAGACTACTGATACTGCGCCAGTATTTAATTGGGTAGCCTATCCATCTACCAGTGATTATGTGATAGAGGTTACTGATGCCACTACAGGCGAAGTTATTTGGGGTGGAATTCAACAAGATGGCACGGCTTCTGTCAAAAACATTGAGATACCAAGCAGTCAAACTTCAATTCAGTATAATGAAGACGGCAATGCGACAGTTGCAGCTCTTGAAGTTGGTAAAGTATATAGATGGAGAATTATGGCGAGTAAGGATGCTCAAGCTGCGCCAGGCTGGAATTTAATTTCAGCAAGTGAAGATCAAGTTGGACTGATAAAAATTGTGGAGTAAGAAAAATCCCTGACCAATTGGTCAGGGATTTTTCTATCTGATTAACTTCTCTTTCCGCAATTCCAACTTCATAGAATCACTCTTAGAGTAATCGTTATCATAGATTGCTTTTTCCCATTCGCCATACATAGGGTTAGGTAACATCACAAAGTTATTGAGCAGCTCGTGCCTCTTTTCGTCAACGAGTTTTTTGCCCATATCAGCTTCTCTATCTCCAAACGCCTCAGAATAATCTGTTAGATTATCCCCAACATAAACAAGAACTTCATATCTGTCTGTCACATTCTTTCTGCGTTCGGTCTTATCACTCGTCTCTTCCTTTAATTGAATGAATTTCTCCTCCGCATTCGGGAATCCTATGGCTTTTAAGTTCTCAACGGTTGCTTCAAGTTCATCAACATTTCTGTTAGAAATATAGAATACTTCTACCCCTTTATCTTTTGCATATTTCACAAAATCCAACGCCCCTGGAAGAGCTTCGGCACGGGCTTGATCTGTCCATTGCTTCCATGTTTTATTATTGTACGTCCAGCCACTATCAATTAACAAAACTTCGTAGGGGCTATTGTCCAGAACTGTCTCATCAATATCCAAAATAACGGCCGTTGGTCTTTTCGTTTTTATAGTTTCTAACTTATTATCTACCAGCATTTTAGCGTAATTATAGGCTTGATAATAGGCTTGCCTCATCTCAGCCGACTGCTGGTACCATAGTACCGACATAGTAAGTTGGTCTGACATCTGAGCCTTTTCGGAAGTTTTACTCTGCCCAAAACAAGAAAAGCTAACTGCTATTAATAGTGTAAAAAGAATTTGCTTTTTCATTAATTTCAAAATTAAGTATCAAACTAAGCAATGAGTAAAATTACTATCTTTAATCATGCCAACTTCAAATCTAATGATATTGGGATTAGCACTAACGCTTTCTTTACAAGCTTTTGGACAAGTGGAGCATAATTTTGAGATGGGTCCGGAAAATACAGATTGCCATGAGTTACAACTGACCGGGGAGTTTCAGAATGATATATCGCTGATAAGAAAATCTACTTTTAGAGTACATGAAGAAATGAAAGTTTCAAGATACCATATTCCATCTAAAGTAGAATATTTTTCATGCGATGGAGCTGTTGGCTATCTAATAGCCACCGAAAAAGATTCTTTAAAAGTATATTCAAGCATTAGAAAAACACTTTGGGATTCCTTAACAAACACTCCCGATCCTATACAATTTTACAAAGACTATTTTATCGATGAATAAACTATATGTAATTGCCTTAACGGTGCTAATTGCCTGCCAATCGCAGTCAGAAACGTCAGTAGACTCAAGTATTCTCATGGAAGTTGATACTGAGTTTTCAGCTATGTCGGAAGAGAATGGAATGGTGGAGGCATTTCTGTTCTATGCTGACCCTGAAGTTGTTAAACTGAGCCAAGGTTCTTATCCCATCATTGGCAAATCCAATTTATCAGAATCCTTTTCTAAAATTGATGATTCCAACATTGAGCTTACCTGGAAACCGTTAAAAGCAGAAATTGCCA
This genomic window contains:
- a CDS encoding carboxypeptidase-like regulatory domain-containing protein, producing MKINIVYSLLALLVIFSSCDDGDDGAPATGTLSGTITDGADGTGLLDASIIVFNSDTNTPINTVVSDADGNYAVNLEPGTYFTKVTKQGYFSVPAQGVSGIPFTIEAGVTITQDITLFESNDNNLGLISGEVTSGGTGIGGVLIVAQGGGEAYSSVSNSEGVYKMFNVGTGNYLVEGFIAGYNSGNASATVALDIETENVDIELNEGAGGSLTGQLQFLATENAEVDVALVHPKTKETIPGLSTFTNGGAYILSNIPDGTYIARATFANDNLVMDPNNIFKFGEPQVSIVGTAEEQDFAVTGSVELIAPTNTLSSVTPFETTDTAPVFNWVAYPSTSDYVIEVTDATTGEVIWGGIQQDGTASVKNIEIPSSQTSIQYNEDGNATVAALEVGKVYRWRIMASKDAQAAPGWNLISASEDQVGLIKIVE
- a CDS encoding 5'-nucleotidase, lipoprotein e(P4) family, which encodes MKKQILFTLLIAVSFSCFGQSKTSEKAQMSDQLTMSVLWYQQSAEMRQAYYQAYNYAKMLVDNKLETIKTKRPTAVILDIDETVLDNSPYEVLLIDSGWTYNNKTWKQWTDQARAEALPGALDFVKYAKDKGVEVFYISNRNVDELEATVENLKAIGFPNAEEKFIQLKEETSDKTERRKNVTDRYEVLVYVGDNLTDYSEAFGDREADMGKKLVDEKRHELLNNFVMLPNPMYGEWEKAIYDNDYSKSDSMKLELRKEKLIR
- a CDS encoding YybH family protein, which encodes MNKLYVIALTVLIACQSQSETSVDSSILMEVDTEFSAMSEENGMVEAFLFYADPEVVKLSQGSYPIIGKSNLSESFSKIDDSNIELTWKPLKAEIAKSGELGYTYGKYYFTTRDSVEQTSTGYYISVWKQQADGSWKYVLDGGAEGPIE